Proteins from a single region of Nerophis ophidion isolate RoL-2023_Sa linkage group LG08, RoL_Noph_v1.0, whole genome shotgun sequence:
- the LOC133558431 gene encoding zinc finger protein 84-like codes for METEQCLHLFRNSKHKSTTEVLPADVRKVIVGEDKQQGCISRLEQQEDMEEEEGEADVSNSHVKTEEEQVEWSQLHHREEETLRYRDALVGGKPFSCLLCGKSFSRKGHLITHTRTHSGEKTFTCSVCGRNFSDKSNMKTHTRTHSEEKPFTCSVCGKGFSVKRYLVSHMRIHTGEKPYSCSVCNADFSYRMSLVLHMRTHTGEKPYTCSVCAKGFCQKGQLRAHMRTHTGEKPFSCLFCGELFSQKGHMMSHARTHSGEKPYSCSFCGKVFSDKRNMTIHTRRHADEEKCVCDGSLPSDVFKVIVGEDQQQDCSSRVEQEEPQPPHIKEEDEEAHVAKFRMKSGGDEEQAQSSQLHRRSRDCREGAEADFHSGPVSDSDDTDSNDDSKVDKKQFRCSECDKIFANKYQLVYHIRTHTGEKIICCVCGKDFSSKSNLRTHMRTHSAEKPFTCTVCGKGFSVKRYLMSHMRTHTGEKPYSCSVCNADFSYRMSLVLHMRTHTGEKPFSCSVCAKSFCQKGQLRAHMRTHTGEKPFSCSFCGKTFSERGHMISHVRTHTGEKPFSCSLCGKLFATKRNMIIHTRTHTGETPFSCTVCHKRFPHKYQITRHKCVHDSSSSQ; via the exons ATGGAGACGGAACAATGCCTACATTTGTTTCGTAACTCTAAACACAAGTCAACGACGGAAG TTTTACCTGCAGATGTTAGAAAGGTGATTGTTGGAGAAGACAAACAGCAGGGTTGTATCTCCAGGCTGGAACAGCAGGAAGACATGGAAGAGGAAGAGGGGGAGGCTGACGTCAGCAATTCCCATGTGAAGACTGAGGAAGAGCAAGTCGAGTggtcacagcttcatcacagagAGGAGGAGACGCTGAGGTATCGCGATGCTCTTGTGGGAggaaaacctttttcttgcttgctttgtggcaaaagcttttctcgcAAAGGACACCTGATCACGCACACACGAACTCACTCCGGAGAGAAAACATTTACTTGCTCAGTGTGCGGCAGAAACTTCTCAGATAAGAGCAACATGAAGACACACACAAGGACGCACTCTGAGGAAAAACCTTTCACTTGCTCTGTTTGCGGCAAAGGATTTTCTGTCAAGAGATATTTGGTGTCCCACATGAGGatacacacgggagaaaaaccttaTTCTTGCTCAGTGTGCAACGCAGATTTCAGTTACCGCATGTCGCTGGTGCTGCACATGAGAACGCATACCGGAGAGAAACCTTACACTTGCTCGGTTTGCGCTAAAGGTTTCTGCCAGAAGGGACAGCTAAGAGCACACATGAGgacgcacacgggagaaaaacctttttcctgcttgTTCTGCGGGGAGCTGTTCTCTCAGAAAGGACACATGATGTCTCATGCGAGAACACACTCGGGAGAAAAACCCTATTCATGCTCATTTTGCGGGAAGGTTTTCTCTGATAAGCGAAACATGACAATACACACGAGAAGACATGCTGATGaggagaagtgtgtgtgtgatggat CTTTACCATCAGACGTGTTCAAAGTGATTGTTGGTGAAGACCAGCAGCAGGATTGCAGCTCCAGGGTGGAGCAGGAGGAGCCACAACCCCCccacatcaaggaagaagatgaGGAGGCTCACGTCGCCAAGTTCCGTATGAAGAGTGGAGGTGATGAAGAGCAAGCTCAGTCGTCCCAGCTTCATCGTCGCAGCCGAGACTGCCGAGAAGGAGCTGAAGCAGACTTTCATTCAGGTCCGGTCTCGGATTCTGATGACACCGACTCTAATGACGATTCCAAAGTGGACAAAAAGCAGTTCCGCTGCTCTGAATGTGACAAAATATTCGCTAATAAGTATCAGCTGGTCTACCACATTAGAACGCACACCGGAGAAAAGATCATCTGCTGCGTGTGCGGCAAGGACTTCTCCAGCAAGAGCAATCTGAGGACTCACATGAGGACGCACTCGGCGGAAAAACCGTTCACTTGCACTGTTTGCGGCAAAGGATTCTCAGTCAAGAGATATTTGATGTCCCACATGAGGACGCACACAGGGGAAAAACCTTATTCCTGCTCGGTGTGCAATGCAGATTTCAGTTATCGAATGTCGCTAGTGctgcacatgagaacgcacaccggagaaaaacctttctcttgCTCGGTGTGCGCCAAGAGTTTTTGCCAGAAGGGACAGCTGAGAGCGCACATGAGgacgcacacaggagaaaaacctttttcttgctcgtTCTGCGGGAAGACTTTCTCCGAACGTGGACACATGATCTCACATGTGAGAACGCACACCGGGGAGAAACCGTTCTCCTGCTCGCTGTGTGGGAAGCTGTTTGCCACGAAGAGGAATATGATAATACACACGAGGACTCACACTGGAGAGACACCTTTCAGTTGCACTGTGTGTCACAAAAGATTCCCACACAAGTACCAGATCACCAGACACAAGTGCGTGCATGACAGCAGCAGCAGTCAATGA